One Styela clava chromosome 4, kaStyClav1.hap1.2, whole genome shotgun sequence genomic window, atttaaaatatacatatatcataTATAGATATGCATTTCCTCATTGTAAATCATGATTATCTTTGCATACGTTATACTAGGTTTATGTGCATCTTCATTTTTTAAAGGTATTCCTGCCTGATCACAGTTTTGCAGCGCGCCAAAAATCGTGTACCGGATGATTTTTTAACCCCTTTTCACGTTTACACAGGCATTCCATTCGTTTGCCTTAATTGCTTACAGGGCTATGGCCGGAACATCgagtttgcaatattttaaccatcttgataatatataattaatgtTCGTGTCACAGaaagatgataaataaaatgaaaacaacggacagtatatgaaaataaaacagaaaggAGGCTTTTACGCTAGGTTTGGAACGCACACGTTAATTAAGAAGTTATTTCAGCCAAACGACAACTAATGTTATTACTGCATAACGCTCTCCAAAGAACTCCTACCAAAATAGATTTGACTTCAGTTTTCCTCATGGGATAGCAAAATTCCACATACAGTCTCACGTCTTCTCAGTTTGAAAACTctcaaatttcaacaaaatacaACCCATATTACGCACAAAGATGCCAATCTTCTCCGCCTGCATTACCCCGCTAAACCGCCTTAGTTAATATCGTAAACTGAACATAAAACCATAAGCATTTGTTTGTATCTCATTACTAGGTACGAATTCTCAAGCTTGCTCGTTCCTGGCCGACGTTGAGTAAGATCATGAGTATGATAGCAGATTCACTCAGTAAACTCGGATATTTAACTCTTGTCCTGCTCATTGTACTTATTATATTCGCATTGGCTGGAATGCAGACAGTTGGAGTGCCGTTTTATATGAATAGATCGAGGGTGAGTGTTATTTTATACTTCTTAGGTAAAATATTGCTACATATCATCTTGTCGAGAACAAATAAGTAAGATCGTTTCAAGTTATTTCAGTATTGAAATGGCATAATGTCTAGCGTTAAATATGTAGTCATGTGTGAATCGTCATTGttgattattcaaaaatctGACCCTCATTTTTTAAATCTCCATATtgcaatcaaataatttacAACCGTGTTGACGGGGCCTTCTTTAGAGCTGTCATTGAGTATTATCTGAAGTCATATTCATAGTCAGAATCGTCATCCTCGAGCAAACCCCGTTCTTCAGATTGCGACCTTTTCGGCGCTAACTTCGCAGAGTACCGTGCTTTACTTCTATCCTTCTGTTTGATTCTCTTCGTAACACTTTTTGACCGTTTTGGGCTGTGCCAAGCCATGTTTTCTGTAGCTTGAGTCGCGTCCACGATTTCTTCTTCTACAGTAGGTAAAGCATTATGCTGATTTAATCCAGACGTTCCAGCCCCTTCGTTAACACGAGAGATATCGGCATCCTGATTATTCGTATTAGCAATGTTTAACTCTTGTAACCTTTCATTTGCCTCTTGTTGCAACTTTGCAATGTACTCTTCGTTCCCAAGCAGTTCTTCTTTCCCCTTTTTTTCATCATCGGAGGAATCCGAAATCCCACTTGAAGGAACAAAATCTTCAGCCATATCACCAAATTCACCTTTCTCCTTCCTTTCTGGAGAAACTGGTTCTATTCCTAATATGCGACTAAGTCgtcgaattttttgtttttctttactATGTCGCATGAGACAGGAAGGACAAATTCTGGAAAAATTCTATGCATTTAAAACTAATTGATTTCAATAACACACGTAACAGTAAAGTCGGTTGACTTCCCCAATGGACAGTTCTCAACTATACGAACAGTCAATCGTTAAAAGAAGTGAACTGATTGCCATATAAACGTGTGCCCgctaataacaaaaaaaaaattgggggcCGTAAGACCTAATTAAAATAATGGGCTTCTGTCGACTTCTTCtatatttcaattataaaatttacCATGGCTCAGTTCATTAGTCACGTAGATTCGTAGAAGATCGATTTTTCACGTCCAATAATTTCACAAGATCCAATAATTATTCAAAACGATCTATTTGGTGTACAAACATAGGTTTAATGATCAACGTACCTGTGTAAATCTTCAAAGCAAGGTTTGCAATATTCAATAGAACAACCCGGTCTTTGACATTTAGTAAATAAATCATCGTCATTTCTAGAACCATAGAACATGCATAAAGTACACTTGTGCTTGTCTCTTCCAGTCAGTAGGCGAGCTAATTTGCCCTTTatctaaattataaaaatgttgaacaTATACATTACAGATAGCTGCGTTCTACTTAAATTAGCATCCACGGTTAGATATATCGGCCGCACCACATACTATATTAGTAGTAATTAAATTCTATGCTGAACCGAAAATGCCACCGCTATTCTCAACTGTAGCCGTAAGTATTTATCTTTTTCATAGAATTCTACTGTACCATTTTGTTTTTCTGATCTTTGTTGGTGATTTAAACAAGCTTACCCCTCGACGGTTAGACCACATTATTAATCTCTGGTACAAAGTTTTTCTCTTCTTGGCTTGATTCGTTCCGATAGTATCACTCGCATCTCTGAGTGTTCTCTTTAAATCTTCAACGTTCCCAATTCCtctattgtttaaaattttccgCCTCAGATACATGATACGATTCCTTTCTCTAACTGGATAATATTTAGCCATGATGTATCTACGCAAACGTAGCATATAAGCTTGAATATAAACCAAGATATAGCAAGTCTGAAGAATGCAATATATGACAAGATATGAAAAAAAGTCCGGAACGGATGGTCGAGGCAAACATTTGTCCATGTTGATATCCAATCCTTCCTTTTTCGTAACCTGTTGAAGAGCTCTGACAACGGCTCTGAACATaacattataatttatataatctTCCTTTTAATCAGTAGATCGATATTAAATCAAGTAACCTGTAAATAGCCGGTACTAAACCTCGTCCAAATACATTGAGTGTAAAAAATGCCCCCAACATTTCCGTATTTCTTGAGAAAGCATCTGATTTTTCTGAGGCTGCCATAAGATCTTCAACCAACGAAGTACTCTTCATACTTAGTGTGCCAGTAACCATAACCATCATTGAGTATAAACTCCAATCAATCAGCATCATAAAAAGTGACCAAACAAGATTAGATGTAACGAACAACCATCCTCGAAAACACTTCTTTAATTCAGCTCTTGACATTGCACATCTGTAATAATAAATCAACTGGACGTGTCCagaaaattcgccgcaggaaatttcgccgtaGGAAAACTCGTCGCAGGAAATTTCGCCATATGAAAAATcaccgcaagagcattttgctgtaaaacaagtatttgtgataaaaacagttaggctTATAGGGTTAGGTTACCgttagggtatgctcttaaataacgaatcttttttaaataaaaaggtacTTCAAACACCTAACtgttttttatcacaaatacttattttacagcaaaatgctcttgcggcggtTTTTCATGCGGCGAGATTTCCcacggcgaaatttcctgcggcgaacTTTCCTTGAACCCATCTTGATGAACCTGCTTTGAATCTCCAACTACAATATATATAAGGATTTTATTTCTCGGTCTTTTCCAACGTATTCTTAGTGTAGGTTATTTACCAAAAAAGTACGTGGTGTTACCTTGAATACGAATCACTGACTTTTACCTCTTTGGGCTGATAAATTTCCTACTTTCTTTGTAGCGAAGTGGCAGAATAACAGGTCTACCGTGTTTGGCGCACTTTCTGTCTAGATGCTTGAATTGAGCAGTTATGTAACAATTGTCGAAATCATTTCTCGTCAAATATTTCTTCCTGAAATACAAGTGATTTGAtagtaagaaaaaaaaaatcagcaaaaatGGGGACAGAGTGAAAGAGAATTTAAGAGTttaactaaaatgaaaatatactaAGTAAAATGGCATATTAATGAAAAACTGTTTATAATAGAAAGTACAGACCTATACATTGCAGCCTTGGCTACCACAATGAATGAACTGAAGATTGTGATGAATCTTGtccaatataaaatatcatttatatatcCAAATTTCCCTTTCACTTCCTTGAGTATGTCATCGCGTATTTGTTTTGCTGATTTGCTTGTATTCATGTGGAATTCAAATTCGTGGTCAAAGTGCACACCAAAAAAGAACAGTCGCTGAAGAGGATGTGATAAGTAGgttttaacaatttttgtaaaacattTCCCGTATCTTAGATGATATATGAAAATGCATTGAGAACTACCCTTGTATGTTTTTGTAATATTGGAATAATAAGAATTGACATTGATGTGTTCCGTGctgaaatgatttaaaaatgtttagaaGGCTCTAACTGGGCCACAGTGGAATTTACAGGCAGTTGAACATCctgtaaaatttatcatatattttaataCAGAACATATATATCTCGATTAAAATAATAGACTGCATCGGCATAATACTTGAGTTAAAATACCAATGTCCTAAAATAAGAATAGTCGCgcatttcagaataaaaataatttcccAGAATTTTTACCACTATCCGCGCCACCAATATTTGTGATACTTTtctaattttttgttaaatttcttAAAAACGTGCCTTTGTGCGGGTTTATCTTACCCTCATCATTTGAAGTGAATTTTTGACCGGCTCAGTGACAagtttcttcatattttttgcaatattgcCAGGTAGATTGCAGATGTAAGAAGCTGAGTCTTTTTCACAAATTACTGCAGCAACGCCAACATAATTGTTAATTTTTCTTATGGCTGATGCAATGCTTTCCAATTTTGCTGCAACATTTTCATATGTCGCCTTAGCACgctgaaatatgaaaaataattcgCACTTCTGACTCGAAGTATGTCATCCCATAAGATCAGATATGAACCacgtaatataaattttttatttaaagttgAAATCacttgtcatatatatatatactggcgGTGTTTTCAACTAATATTTTACAGCAATGTGTGACGATTCGAAAATAAGAGTTAATATAGAATGCAAGCTATAGTTTATTGAGTTACCTCAACTGCGTTTATAATGACATCAATCGTGTTGTCCATAGTATCGAggatttcaaattgtttttccTGGATTTTTGTACGTAGTCCTTGAGTAATATTAAATCCGAGTTCATTTCCACATGTAAGAGACCGGGATATTTCTCCGTAATTGTGAGAAATATTGTTTATAGGTCCAGTAAGAAGCATCATCATCGCGTAGGAAATGAGAATAGCCCTGAAAGATAATTTAATAATACGGATTGTGTATATGAAAACGATTAACTGCGAATGCAGCTTCATTTCGTACTCGTGTTTAAAAAACACTGAACATAAAATCAACATTAAATTCAAGACACCATATGGGGTCATCATATGGTATTATGATCAGTTGTATATgatttacaatataatattatgCACCAGCCTTAGCTGATCTCAAAAAGCCAAATTCCAACAATGCTACACTACAGCATGATCTTAAAAATTCGGACCAATCTTAAAAATTTGCTTATATTCTGCTTCAGGTCAGTTTCATATTGAAAATGGGTAAATTCTCATTACTTTGATCAATTAATATAATTGAGATATGAAAATGGTGGAAAATAACCTTAGTTCATTTTAGGGTTAGGTTGAGATATTTGAAGGAGATTCTTAGCAATGCAGCTTTGTTTATAAACGAAATATTAATTAATGAAAATGTCGATGGAATTTATTTCTCACCTGCCACTAGACGTACAGAACACAGGTAACATGAGAAACCCAATTGCCCGAACAGCTCTTGAAAATGCCATCGCTGTTGCTACAGAAAATCCGATAAAACCAAACCAAAGAGCAGCATTAATAGGATCCCATCTTGTTTGATACGTTAgcaaaaagtgaaatatttgaatcataCCGAGCCCCCAAAGAAAGCGAGTAATCAAGACAAAACTGTGAGCAGTTCTTTCACCCAATCGTTTTGCTTCTTCCTTACCAAGATTACGAGTGTCCGAAAAATCCCGAACGACGAGACGCCTGAACACATAATAAAATCTACCTGTTTCAATGTGTACCCAAGTATTAGTACACTGACCACAAATTGATACAAATTCCTACTTTTTGACGGTTTCCTCTTGTCCAGACGATGGTGTGGAAGATGATTCTGTATCTTCTCCCGTTTTCTGTCGAAATATAAACGCTTTCGCTTTTTTATACCACACTTTCGGACCGTAAGTGTTGTGAGCTCGATAAGCAGCTTCTCTCATATCATCCGCATTTCCTAATGGATTCTTGAATTTCCCGAAAGAGAACATAGCTTCATGAATTTTGTATCGCCACGTGATAGAAAACGTCCCGAACTTCAGTCGGAAATGGCGTTTCGATCGCCACGGGCCGCAGCGACCAAGACTTGGACAGATGACGCCACACGGATATTgaatattgtgacgtcacattaTTTAGACAAGGAATGACATTAGGCTCAACCCGTTTAAGATTGTTCAGTATTTGTAAAGTTTAGCTACCTACCTTTTGCAGAACTTGAACTTTACTGTGTTGGACACAGAGGACATTGACAGAATATTACTTTTTACCAACACCGTGTAAAATAAATGTGCTATGAGTGTCGCCCAATCACGTTTTAGGTGTCACGTTATGCTTTTAGAAAAAGTTTCCTTGTCCTAATTCTGATTGGCGTTTGGGAAGTTTtttatcttgtttttttttcatttgagcCTTAAGACATGAAGAGCTCATAAAACAAAGGATTTCTTCATATTGCAATTTACTTTTCAGGGAATACCTTTGCGTTGGCATATGAACGATTTCGTGCATTCATTTCTGATTGTATTTCGAATTCAATGCGGAGAATGGATACAATCAATGTGGAGTTGCATGCATTCTGTATCAGAGGGAAATCGTGAAGAATTAGTTCCATTTTGTCTTTTAATATTCCTCGGAGTCGTTTTTGTTGGGAATTTAGTCGTAAGTTTGTGTATTCCTTTTAAAAGAGATATTGCGGCTATACATCTAAGCGTTGAAATgaattttgctatatttttcaGGTATTAAATCTCTTCCTCGCTCTTCTTTTGAACTCGTTTAGCGGCGCAGACTTGAATGGAGGAGGTAAAAGTGCCGGAGCACAGAAGTTTCTGAGATCGTTAAGACGGGCTAGAGCGGTATTTACacgctatttttattttccctAACGTTGTTGGAAGCTTGCGACTATTCATGATGAGTAATAATTGATAAATTGAACTTACAATAACTACCGTACTATAAAGTGGGCTTGTAATAATTCCTAGACTAATGCTTCATTCAACGCCAACACTCGTATATGGAAATTCTGCCTCTGCGCAAATATTTGGTATGGTAATATGCAGCAATCGCATTTTTTTTCAGATAGTCAGAATTACCGGGCGTAAACGAAAGGTTCATCCAATTTCAGCCAAACCTGAGAACGCGACGGAGTTAACGAACACGAACGGCATCGACAAAGTAAATGATACACCAGAAACTAAAAGTGATACTTTTGCGGTAGGTGATAGTAGATATTGGTTCATTTCAACACAACTAGCATTCTTTGACCGTACAAGACCGCATCATGATAAGTTTACTTGAGAAATAAATGCTCATTTTATTTTTCGGTCTTagttttgttttcattgttgaaataatatttcCTAAAGGATCagtaatgaaaaaatatttgcaatatgGAATTTCAGAATATATCGGAGACATCAAAAACTGACCAACAAGAATCAAACGGTATTAATGGCTACCACATCCAACCTTCGGCCATCCAAGAAAATATGTTAAAATcaacaaacttttcaaaatccTGCAATGGAAAGCAAGAAGCTAGTCAGTCGTCATCGAACTTCCTCAAAGTTCCGTTACCGGATTACACAGTATGTGATAGAAAAATACTCTGTTCTATTGCGTTCCCCTACAGTAATCTaataatagatatatatataatattcgtTGCTCGGACTGAATAAAGCTTAATTTGAAAACAATGCAAATTGTTTTTCTAACGAAATCAAATCTTGACTCTGATTATGACATTGTTACGTGGTTAACAAAATGAAGTTTTAATTTGGTTGATACTTTCAGCTCATTGACTCTGAGATCCTCGAGCCTAAGAGTGTTTCTTTCTGTACGACGGAAAGTTCGGCTTCTATCACTACCACAAGTGGTAATGATATCAATACTTCCGTAGACACCGATAAACAGTCTCCGCCCTTGACGCCTTCTATATCTTCGTCTTCGACGCCCACAAACGAAGAGCAGCCCCCGGATAACAGGAACTGtcttcaaattaaaatgaacaatGTGGTTCAACATTGGATTTTCGAaacttttataatattttgcATCATGTGCAGTAGTATTGCTTTGGTGAGTCTTATTCAAATAGATATTTTGAAGTATTCTGAGATTCTGTAATATTCTAAACATAGCAACATGTTACTTATATGCTATGTAATAACTTTGAAGAAATTGCAACGGTTCGAAGCAACTCAGAATCACAAGAACTCTGATCAAAAAATTAATCCAAACCAatctataaatttattttttaagagtcaatgattatacatGCGTCGCACAGGcttgaatacattttgtttattacgtTTCGCTTTCTGTTATCTTATTATCATGTTTCCCCGGCGTCCTTATTTTTgggttcatatcgatggcaACACTGGTTATATAGGAATAGATTATTGGCTATAGATAATTCTTGTTATGTTAAATGTTTCATTACCCGACGGGATTGTGTTAGAAGATAAAATGTGTTGTGTGAAAAGAATTATAATATCCAATGTAAAATAAGTCTTGCTTTAGGTATTTGAAGACGTGAATCTACCGAAGAAACCTTTGCTCAAGTCAGTGCTTGAAGTATTCGACAAGATATTTAtggtgatattttttattgaaatgattATGAAATGGATTGGATTTGGATTCAAGAAATATTTCACTAACGGATGGTGTATATTGGACTTTTTCATTGTCATGGTGAGTATatgtcaaacttttttctgAGATTGTATAAATTGTGTGCTTTAAAGTGGTCGATAACCTTAATTCAAATCtcatatatatagtattttgTGGTCAACACACAAAAAATGCCACGCCCGCATTTTTTACTAAAACAAGAAATGTGTAGAATTTCATTTTCCTCGGTTCCGATACCTTTTGGAACCAAGTATATACATATTATCTTAcctatttaataaatatatggaCTGAACCGGCTCCGAAGCTCACATCAACCGTTATAGGAGTTCACTCGTAGTGCCACATTAATTGTATTTTCGCAGAAGTGCAGGTCTGTTccttcattttttgaaaacaaatgtACATATGAATAGTTTTGTTATTGGGATGCTGTTGTTGtgttttccattttttggtTCTTCCATGAAAAAATCGCTGTCTCTTCAACTAATGGATCAAAATTGCTTTAaatttttcagtggttgaagattgtattttacGCTAAAAGGttatttgcttttatttattttaaaactgtcTGTGTGCTCTATGTTATTCAGATTTCATTTCCAAATTATGTATGATGACCTAAAATTAATAAGTTGATATATATCGATGCTGCGACCCTTCTAGCGCTACGCGAAAGGTGCACAGTAAAATAGCGTTTTAGTGAGTTCGATAAAAACAGAAACATGTTCTTAAATCTTGAATCCCATTACcatttactttttatttcatcTTAATTTCCGTATATTGACTTTAGTTTTCAATCGTATCTTTATCTTTGGAAATATATGCAATGATGAGCGAATCAAATTCGACTGATCTTTCATCATTGAGAGTTTTGAGAAGTTTACGAGCATTTCGACCGCTGCGTGCAATGTCCAGGTTCAAAGGAATCAAGgtcaaaatacttttaatgtCCACtagtaatatgaaaataaattttctgtgaGATTACTGAAAATTGTTTCAATCCATGAAAAGGTTctataaatattgtaattacTCATTGTAAACATTACAAATAATTTAAACTTATTGAGTTCAaaaatcggcgctccagaagtatgtgtaccaatatttatatggaggtaactaattttgttcgcccactttacatcaagttctgTAAAGTGACGgaa contains:
- the LOC120326831 gene encoding DC-STAMP domain-containing protein 2-like isoform X1, translating into MFSFGKFKNPLGNADDMREAAYRAHNTYGPKVWYKKAKAFIFRQKTGEDTESSSTPSSGQEETVKKRLVVRDFSDTRNLGKEEAKRLGERTAHSFVLITRFLWGLGMIQIFHFLLTYQTRWDPINAALWFGFIGFSVATAMAFSRAVRAIGFLMLPVFCTSSGRAILISYAMMMLLTGPINNISHNYGEISRSLTCGNELGFNITQGLRTKIQEKQFEILDTMDNTIDVIINAVERAKATYENVAAKLESIASAIRKINNYVGVAAVICEKDSASYICNLPGNIAKNMKKLVTEPVKNSLQMMRRLFFFGVHFDHEFEFHMNTSKSAKQIRDDILKEVKGKFGYINDILYWTRFITIFSSFIVVAKAAMYRKKYLTRNDFDNCYITAQFKHLDRKCAKHGRPVILPLRYKESRKFISPKRCAMSRAELKKCFRGWLFVTSNLVWSLFMMLIDWSLYSMMVMVTGTLSMKSTSLVEDLMAASEKSDAFSRNTEMLGAFFTLNVFGRGLVPAIYRAVVRALQQVTKKEGLDINMDKCLPRPSVPDFFSYLVIYCILQTCYILVYIQAYMLRLRRYIMAKYYPVRERNRIMYLRRKILNNRGIGNVEDLKRTLRDASDTIGTNQAKKRKTLYQRLIMWSNRRGIKGKLARLLTGRDKHKCTLCMFYGSRNDDDLFTKCQRPGCSIEYCKPCFEDLHRICPSCLMRHSKEKQKIRRLSRILGIEPVSPERKEKGEFGDMAEDFVPSSGISDSSDDEKKGKEELLGNEEYIAKLQQEANERLQELNIANTNNQDADISRVNEGAGTSGLNQHNALPTVEEEIVDATQATENMAWHSPKRSKSVTKRIKQKDRSKARYSAKLAPKRSQSEERGLLEDDDSDYEYDFR
- the LOC120326831 gene encoding DC-STAMP domain-containing protein 2-like isoform X2; this encodes MFSFGKFKNPLGNADDMREAAYRAHNTYGPKVWYKKAKAFIFRQKTGEDTESSSTPSSGQEETVKKAILISYAMMMLLTGPINNISHNYGEISRSLTCGNELGFNITQGLRTKIQEKQFEILDTMDNTIDVIINAVERAKATYENVAAKLESIASAIRKINNYVGVAAVICEKDSASYICNLPGNIAKNMKKLVTEPVKNSLQMMRRLFFFGVHFDHEFEFHMNTSKSAKQIRDDILKEVKGKFGYINDILYWTRFITIFSSFIVVAKAAMYRKKYLTRNDFDNCYITAQFKHLDRKCAKHGRPVILPLRYKESRKFISPKRCAMSRAELKKCFRGWLFVTSNLVWSLFMMLIDWSLYSMMVMVTGTLSMKSTSLVEDLMAASEKSDAFSRNTEMLGAFFTLNVFGRGLVPAIYRAVVRALQQVTKKEGLDINMDKCLPRPSVPDFFSYLVIYCILQTCYILVYIQAYMLRLRRYIMAKYYPVRERNRIMYLRRKILNNRGIGNVEDLKRTLRDASDTIGTNQAKKRKTLYQRLIMWSNRRGIKGKLARLLTGRDKHKCTLCMFYGSRNDDDLFTKCQRPGCSIEYCKPCFEDLHRICPSCLMRHSKEKQKIRRLSRILGIEPVSPERKEKGEFGDMAEDFVPSSGISDSSDDEKKGKEELLGNEEYIAKLQQEANERLQELNIANTNNQDADISRVNEGAGTSGLNQHNALPTVEEEIVDATQATENMAWHSPKRSKSVTKRIKQKDRSKARYSAKLAPKRSQSEERGLLEDDDSDYEYDFR